Proteins encoded together in one Rhizobium sp. 11515TR window:
- a CDS encoding IS110 family transposase — translation MTASYEYHIGVDYHKSYSHLVVQDSVGKTLRSGRVKNDRQSLGGFLERYRENSHAVVEATRNWMVIYDWLDDICDDVVLAHPLKVKAIADAKIKTDKIDATVLAHLLRADLVPEAWAPSDKARELRVALRERMFYVRLRTMVKNRIVTVFDRYPEQTAQLKKLGDLFGKAGRVQLAQVKVSEIDRIQIDRGLDFIGDIDVRIKQSEATIRAMTRANGNVKLLKTIPGIGEFFARLIDAEIDDIKRFRNPKKLAAYAGLVPSTYSSGGKTFHGKIIRQGNKWLRWAFVEAVTPAIVTDPQLRAQYEHLKLRGVNKARVAIARKLLTIAFQILRDQRAYEPRGESTTEGASTISRLS, via the coding sequence ATGACTGCCTCTTATGAATATCATATCGGGGTCGACTACCACAAATCCTACAGCCATCTGGTGGTGCAGGATTCGGTTGGCAAGACGCTGCGCTCTGGCCGGGTGAAGAACGATCGTCAGTCGCTGGGTGGCTTTCTGGAACGCTACCGCGAGAACTCGCATGCGGTTGTCGAGGCGACGCGCAACTGGATGGTGATCTACGACTGGCTCGACGACATTTGTGATGATGTCGTTCTCGCCCATCCGCTGAAGGTGAAGGCGATCGCCGACGCCAAGATCAAGACGGACAAGATCGACGCGACGGTGCTGGCGCATCTGCTTCGAGCCGATCTGGTTCCGGAGGCCTGGGCTCCGAGCGACAAGGCCCGAGAGCTGCGTGTCGCCCTGCGCGAGCGGATGTTTTACGTGCGGCTGCGCACGATGGTGAAGAACCGCATCGTCACGGTGTTCGATCGCTATCCGGAGCAGACGGCGCAGCTGAAGAAGCTCGGCGACCTGTTCGGCAAGGCTGGCCGCGTCCAGCTGGCTCAGGTGAAGGTCTCGGAGATCGACCGCATCCAGATCGACCGTGGTCTCGACTTCATCGGCGACATCGACGTGCGCATCAAGCAATCGGAAGCAACGATCCGGGCGATGACCAGGGCCAATGGCAATGTGAAGCTGTTGAAGACGATCCCCGGTATCGGCGAGTTCTTCGCTCGGCTGATCGATGCGGAGATCGACGACATCAAGCGGTTCCGCAATCCGAAGAAGCTTGCCGCCTATGCCGGCCTGGTGCCGTCGACCTATTCGAGCGGCGGGAAGACCTTCCACGGCAAGATCATACGGCAAGGCAACAAGTGGCTGCGCTGGGCCTTCGTCGAGGCGGTTACGCCCGCCATTGTCACCGATCCGCAGCTTCGCGCCCAATACGAGCATCTGAAGCTCAGAGGAGTAAACAAGGCGCGCGTCGCGATCGCGCGCAAGCTTTTGACGATCGCCTTCCAGATCCTGCGTGACCAGCGCGCTTACGAGCCGCGTGGCGAAAGCACCACGGAAGGCGCGTCGACGATATCCCGGCTGTCCTGA
- a CDS encoding PAS domain-containing protein has protein sequence MNNGDDARNATEAGDMATDEHRAGISQLSFQRLVETIADGVLVVDLAGDVLYANPAAGQIFGQPTEKLVHVPLGRPVVSGEATELTVQAKWAAR, from the coding sequence ATGAATAATGGGGACGACGCGCGGAATGCCACAGAGGCTGGGGATATGGCCACCGACGAGCACCGGGCCGGCATTAGCCAACTCAGCTTCCAGCGTCTCGTTGAAACCATCGCGGACGGCGTTCTTGTCGTCGACCTAGCAGGAGATGTCCTCTACGCCAACCCAGCGGCAGGGCAGATCTTCGGTCAGCCGACGGAAAAGCTAGTGCATGTTCCACTTGGACGACCCGTGGTATCCGGCGAGGCGACCGAACTCACAGTGCAGGCCAAGTGGGCCGCCCGCTGA
- a CDS encoding ATP-binding protein, with protein sequence MRVVELGWDGHAALLASLRDVSAQRAADERRRQSQKMEAIGRLAAGIIHDFNNLLAVFDSGVKLLERQLEQDPTHPNVKLLLDQLRKRIGNGGALTQQLLAFSRRQTLAPETIDINERIESLTRLLEQTLGSGVKVRRNLGADPNEVHIDANQLDVALLNLAVNARDAMAGHGTLSIETSNAIDERGDLDTAATSFVRITVRDDGCGMSQETVAQVFEPFFTTKPEGEGTGLGLSQVYGFVHQSGGHVRIDSKLGEGTSIHLFLPYAADGGD encoded by the coding sequence ATGCGGGTGGTGGAACTCGGCTGGGACGGACATGCAGCATTGCTTGCCAGCTTGCGTGACGTATCGGCACAACGCGCGGCCGACGAACGCCGGCGTCAGTCGCAGAAGATGGAGGCGATCGGACGGCTCGCGGCGGGTATCATTCACGACTTCAATAATCTTCTGGCCGTCTTCGACTCGGGTGTGAAACTTCTCGAAAGGCAGCTCGAACAAGATCCGACACATCCGAACGTCAAACTGCTGCTCGATCAGCTGCGAAAACGCATTGGAAATGGCGGTGCCCTGACCCAGCAACTGCTTGCATTCTCTCGACGCCAAACTCTTGCTCCAGAAACGATCGATATCAATGAACGTATCGAATCCCTCACTCGTCTCTTGGAGCAAACACTTGGAAGCGGGGTGAAAGTCCGTCGGAATTTGGGCGCGGATCCGAATGAAGTACACATTGACGCAAACCAGCTTGATGTTGCCCTTCTCAACCTTGCGGTCAATGCACGTGACGCGATGGCGGGTCACGGCACGCTTTCGATCGAGACGAGCAATGCCATTGATGAGCGGGGGGACCTCGATACCGCGGCCACATCGTTCGTGCGAATTACCGTCCGTGACGATGGCTGCGGCATGTCGCAGGAAACCGTCGCGCAAGTGTTCGAGCCGTTCTTCACAACCAAGCCCGAGGGTGAAGGCACCGGCCTGGGACTCAGCCAAGTCTACGGTTTCGTCCATCAGTCAGGTGGACATGTACGCATCGATAGTAAATTGGGCGAAGGTACCAGTATCCATCTTTTTCTGCCATACGCTGCGGATGGCGGCGATTAG
- the glgX gene encoding glycogen debranching protein GlgX, with product MTEGGKRHAIEPGDFTRLGANYDGEGVNFALFSAYAEKVELCLFDESGKQEIERIALPEYTHEIWHGYVPGLKPGALYGYRVHGPFDPLNGHRFNANKLLVDPYARELVGNIEWSQAQFAYRLDDEQKDLSFDETDSAGQMPKCRVVELKNEAPDKRPSVAWPETIFYEAHVKGMTMLHPAIPEPLRGTFDGLGHGVVVDYIKSLGITSIELLPIHFFPDDSHLLDKGLRNYWGYNSLAFFAPATRYYGPKGLEGFREMVRAFHDAGIEVILDVVYNHTAEGNELGPTLSFKGIDNFSYYRTLPDQPRYYINDTGTGNTINTSHPRVLQMVTDSLRYWVEEMHVDGFRFDLGTILGREPQGFDQRSGFFDAVGQDPVLAKVKLVGEPWDIGPGGYQVGGFPPGWAEWNDKYRDTVRDYWKGTPGMTRDFAARILGSGDVYDLRGRRPWASVNFIAAHDGFTLNDLVSYNEKHNEANGEDNNDGHNDNRSYNYGAEGPTDDEAINTVRERQKRNFLATLFLSHGAPMLLAGDESGRSQMGNNNGYCQDNELSWLHWDDRYGSAEALYNFVKRLIALRQAHSILKRENWRDGLIVTWLNPSGGGQTDDQWDDEANTAIGLRLSREQPFEEGWDDVLVLFNPHDGDVDFTLPDDKRWALELSTSHPDGQDRGGADKKFLKLEARSLSLLRPA from the coding sequence ATGACGGAAGGCGGCAAGAGGCATGCGATCGAGCCTGGAGATTTCACGCGCCTGGGAGCGAATTATGACGGAGAGGGTGTCAATTTCGCACTTTTCAGCGCCTATGCGGAAAAGGTGGAGCTCTGCCTTTTCGACGAAAGCGGAAAGCAGGAGATCGAGCGGATCGCCCTGCCGGAATATACCCATGAAATCTGGCATGGCTATGTGCCTGGATTGAAGCCGGGTGCCTTGTATGGCTACCGCGTGCACGGCCCGTTCGATCCCCTAAATGGTCATCGCTTCAATGCGAATAAATTGCTCGTCGATCCCTATGCCCGTGAGCTTGTGGGCAACATCGAATGGTCGCAAGCCCAGTTCGCCTATCGTCTGGATGACGAGCAAAAGGATCTTTCCTTCGATGAGACCGATAGCGCCGGACAGATGCCGAAATGCCGTGTGGTCGAGCTCAAGAATGAAGCGCCGGATAAACGGCCGTCGGTAGCGTGGCCTGAGACAATTTTCTATGAGGCGCATGTCAAGGGAATGACCATGCTGCATCCGGCAATTCCAGAGCCGTTGCGTGGCACGTTTGACGGCCTGGGGCACGGGGTCGTCGTCGATTACATCAAGAGCCTCGGCATCACCTCGATCGAGCTCCTTCCCATTCATTTCTTTCCCGATGACAGTCATTTGCTCGACAAGGGCTTGCGCAACTATTGGGGCTACAACAGTCTTGCCTTCTTCGCGCCGGCAACGCGTTATTACGGGCCGAAAGGCCTTGAAGGCTTTCGCGAGATGGTGCGTGCCTTCCACGATGCCGGTATCGAGGTCATCCTCGATGTCGTCTACAATCATACCGCGGAGGGCAATGAACTCGGTCCGACCCTTTCATTCAAAGGCATCGACAATTTCTCCTATTACCGCACCCTGCCGGATCAGCCCCGCTACTACATCAACGACACCGGCACCGGCAACACAATCAACACGTCGCATCCGCGCGTGCTGCAAATGGTGACGGACTCACTTCGCTATTGGGTCGAAGAAATGCATGTCGATGGCTTTCGTTTCGATCTCGGCACTATTCTTGGCCGTGAACCGCAGGGTTTCGATCAGCGCAGCGGCTTCTTCGATGCGGTCGGCCAGGATCCGGTGCTTGCCAAAGTCAAACTTGTCGGCGAGCCTTGGGACATTGGCCCCGGCGGTTATCAAGTGGGGGGATTTCCGCCGGGCTGGGCAGAATGGAATGACAAATATCGCGATACGGTCCGAGATTACTGGAAGGGCACTCCCGGCATGACAAGGGATTTTGCCGCCCGTATCCTAGGGTCGGGCGATGTTTATGATCTTCGCGGCCGCCGCCCATGGGCGAGCGTCAATTTCATCGCCGCCCACGATGGCTTCACGCTCAATGATCTCGTTTCCTATAACGAGAAGCATAATGAGGCCAATGGCGAAGACAACAATGACGGCCACAATGATAACCGCAGCTACAATTACGGCGCTGAAGGTCCGACAGATGATGAAGCCATCAATACCGTTCGAGAGCGCCAGAAGCGCAATTTTCTCGCAACCCTCTTTCTCTCACATGGTGCGCCTATGCTGCTGGCGGGTGATGAATCCGGCCGTAGCCAGATGGGCAACAACAATGGCTACTGTCAGGACAACGAACTCAGCTGGCTGCATTGGGACGATCGATATGGCAGCGCCGAAGCGCTTTACAATTTCGTCAAACGCCTGATCGCCTTGCGTCAGGCACATTCCATTCTCAAACGGGAAAATTGGCGTGACGGTTTGATCGTCACCTGGCTCAATCCGAGCGGCGGAGGGCAGACTGACGACCAATGGGACGATGAAGCGAACACGGCGATCGGCTTGCGCCTGTCGCGTGAGCAACCCTTCGAAGAGGGCTGGGATGATGTTCTAGTCCTTTTCAATCCTCATGATGGTGATGTCGACTTTACCTTACCGGATGACAAACGCTGGGCGCTGGAGCTGTCGACATCCCATCCTGATGGGCAGGATCGGGGCGGCGCCGACAAGAAATTCTTGAAACTTGAAGCCCGCAGTCTCTCGCTCTTGAGGCCTGCCTGA
- the treY gene encoding malto-oligosyltrehalose synthase, giving the protein MTVLTSTYRLQFRGDVTFDKATELVPYLKDLGISHVYASPILAAKKGSTHGYDVTDANEIDPVLGGRERFDAFCAALQQASMGLILDIVPNHMAASVENAWWRDVLQRGSGSAYAGHFDIDWRRKLTLPLLGRPFEESLAAADFHLRYEATNGCVYLAYFDDLLPLSIESVERLAADIGTDAERLRAFSRDAAAMRKLLAEQHWQLLYWKDAAENLSYRRFFEVAGLVGMRVEDPRVFDDTHRLIIELVRSGQVQGLRVDHIDGLADPKGYLEHLRQAVGPDTFIVVEKILARGETLPADWPVSGTTGYEFIAAMADLFVNEEGLRKLDEAYRSVSEEDADFAAGLRRAKLLMVERNFAGETRRLTILACSIFPDCDAEEIAAALRELLVAFPVYRTYGYRRAASSDDVAVIESACEKARSRLPTVDALDALGRLLKGDVAAAEALEFRARFQQLSGPIMAKAVEDTLFYRYNRLIALNEVGGEPHMPPGSVAAFHQSMTDRFRRQRRGLSATSTHDTKRGEDARARLYGLTQDPDAWIAGVERWRNMNSPLRSSLADGPAPEPNIEWMLYQTLAGIWPQDLERADRNALKERFCAYALKSIREAKLRTDWMDENPSYEHAVQAYAAALFSEDNQDFIRDFDRMLRPFMELGFRNSLSQLLIKLTAPGIPDIYQGTEGLDFSLVDPDNRRPVGHLWTDTGAAGPLASDAASLKRHVIRKVLRYRNQHPLLFLEGEYVPLETSGARASNLVAFARVHEREIAITIVPRLVDMPSSDFWKDTAVTMPRELNAPLYDLLTDKPSSAGNLLAAQLFADHSLSLLMGDR; this is encoded by the coding sequence TCGCGGAGATGTCACCTTTGACAAGGCAACGGAGCTGGTTCCCTATCTGAAAGATCTCGGTATCAGCCATGTCTATGCCTCGCCGATCCTTGCAGCGAAAAAGGGATCGACGCATGGCTATGATGTCACGGATGCGAACGAGATCGACCCGGTGCTTGGCGGTCGCGAGCGGTTCGATGCTTTCTGCGCGGCCTTGCAGCAGGCGAGCATGGGCTTGATCCTCGATATCGTTCCCAACCATATGGCCGCCTCCGTTGAAAACGCGTGGTGGCGTGACGTATTACAGCGAGGATCGGGCAGCGCCTATGCCGGCCATTTCGATATCGACTGGCGCCGCAAGCTCACCTTGCCGCTTCTGGGACGCCCATTCGAGGAGAGCCTGGCCGCGGCGGACTTTCATCTTCGCTACGAGGCTACAAATGGGTGCGTATATCTAGCCTACTTCGACGATCTGCTTCCGCTCTCGATCGAAAGTGTCGAGCGGCTGGCCGCGGACATAGGAACGGATGCGGAGCGGTTGCGCGCATTTTCGAGGGATGCGGCCGCCATGAGAAAACTTCTCGCGGAACAGCATTGGCAATTGCTCTATTGGAAAGATGCCGCCGAAAACCTCAGCTACAGGCGCTTCTTCGAGGTGGCAGGCCTGGTCGGAATGCGCGTGGAGGACCCGCGGGTCTTCGACGACACGCATCGGCTGATCATCGAATTGGTTCGTTCCGGACAGGTCCAAGGATTACGCGTCGACCATATCGACGGACTGGCCGATCCGAAGGGCTATCTCGAGCATTTGCGGCAGGCCGTCGGCCCGGACACGTTCATCGTAGTCGAGAAAATCCTTGCCCGTGGCGAGACGCTGCCGGCGGATTGGCCGGTGTCGGGAACGACCGGCTACGAATTCATCGCCGCCATGGCCGATCTCTTCGTGAACGAGGAGGGATTGCGCAAGCTGGATGAAGCCTACAGGTCCGTCAGCGAGGAGGATGCTGACTTTGCCGCAGGTTTGCGCAGGGCGAAGCTGTTGATGGTCGAGCGCAATTTCGCCGGCGAGACGAGGCGTCTGACGATACTGGCATGTTCGATTTTTCCCGATTGCGACGCGGAGGAAATAGCGGCGGCGCTTCGCGAGCTGCTGGTCGCCTTCCCGGTTTACCGTACCTACGGCTATCGGAGAGCTGCATCGTCCGATGACGTGGCGGTCATCGAGAGTGCCTGCGAGAAGGCCCGAAGCCGATTGCCGACCGTTGATGCCCTCGATGCCCTCGGCCGCCTTCTGAAAGGGGATGTTGCTGCAGCCGAAGCCCTGGAGTTTCGAGCCAGATTCCAGCAGCTCAGCGGTCCGATCATGGCAAAGGCAGTCGAGGACACGCTGTTTTATCGATATAACCGCCTGATCGCACTGAACGAGGTCGGAGGCGAGCCGCATATGCCGCCGGGCTCGGTGGCGGCCTTTCATCAATCCATGACCGATCGATTTCGGCGACAACGCCGCGGCCTTTCCGCGACCTCGACGCATGATACCAAGCGGGGAGAAGACGCCCGCGCCCGCCTCTACGGCCTGACGCAGGATCCTGATGCCTGGATTGCCGGTGTCGAGCGATGGCGCAACATGAATTCTCCTCTTCGTTCCAGCCTTGCCGATGGACCTGCACCTGAGCCCAATATCGAATGGATGCTTTATCAGACGCTTGCCGGCATCTGGCCGCAGGACCTCGAGAGGGCCGATCGGAATGCACTGAAGGAACGGTTTTGCGCCTATGCCTTGAAATCGATCCGTGAAGCCAAGCTCCGGACGGATTGGATGGATGAAAATCCTTCCTATGAGCATGCGGTCCAGGCCTATGCCGCCGCTTTGTTTTCGGAGGATAATCAGGACTTCATCCGTGATTTCGACCGGATGCTGCGCCCTTTCATGGAACTTGGTTTCCGCAACAGCCTGTCGCAGTTGCTGATCAAGCTCACGGCTCCCGGTATTCCCGATATCTATCAGGGGACCGAGGGACTTGATTTCAGCTTGGTCGATCCGGACAATCGAAGACCGGTCGGCCATCTATGGACTGACACGGGAGCAGCCGGTCCCCTTGCATCGGATGCGGCTTCCTTGAAACGGCACGTCATCCGTAAGGTGCTACGCTATCGTAATCAACATCCCTTGCTTTTTCTCGAGGGCGAATATGTGCCCTTGGAAACCAGCGGGGCACGAGCATCCAATCTCGTGGCTTTCGCGCGCGTTCATGAGCGTGAGATAGCGATTACGATCGTGCCGCGCCTGGTCGATATGCCTTCATCAGATTTCTGGAAAGACACCGCTGTGACGATGCCGCGAGAGCTCAACGCGCCGCTATACGATCTCCTGACGGACAAGCCTTCTTCAGCCGGCAATCTTCTGGCAGCGCAGCTGTTTGCCGATCATTCCCTATCGCTTCTCATGGGAGATCGGTGA